Genomic segment of Thermococcus sp.:
TTTCTGGATTTTTCCCTGTTTACTCGGGTTATTTGAAACTCAACGAGAGCTTCTCCTTTGCGGGTAAAACCGTAACCTTCACAGGTGCCAGGGTCGAGAACACCACGGGGGGCTTCATCGAGACTGTGTTCTTCTCCTATAACAACGAGACGTATCCAATTTCAGTTGGGAACGAGAGCAGGGTGGGGCCGTTCCTAGTTAAGGTTGAGGACCTCGTTGGGCTCAACTACACCAAAGTTGACGTCCACTTCCTCGGCGTTTCGATGAACCTTACAATCGTCCCAAACGAGGTATTTTCCCTCGCACCGGGCCAGACAAGGAACGTTGGTCCCTACGTCTTCCGCTACGACTATTACTTGGGCAACAAGCTCAAGGTTTCACTCCTCAACCCCTGTCAGGTTGTCCTCACATCAACTTCTCTGGTGGTTTCCAACGTATCGACTCTCCTCTATCACAAGGGCCTGACGGTTATTCCCTTATCAATTGACGCCAACGGAACGGCCCAGTTTGCGGATTTCATAAACCCTGAGGAGCTCCCATCTCTAGATAAGGTTGCCAACGTTCTCGTCTCATTGACGGACGGAAACGCCCGGCAGTACATTCCAACGACCATCAGGATTCAAGTGGAGAACACGGGCAATGTTACTCTCTCAAACCTGACAATCAAGTTCGTTCCGGGGGATGTTAAGGTTTTATCGGGAAGGGAGTTCTTCCTGAAGTCCTTGAAACCCGGGGAAAAGAAAACCCTGGAACTGGTTGTCATTCCCATGAAATCGGGCAACGTTTCAGCGGGGAGGGTTACGGTAACCGCAATGGCTCCCTATGAGCTTGCCTGCGGTGGTTACACCCTCCTCAAGTTCTCCTCCAACGAGCTAACCCTTCACGTCAGGCCCACTAAGGTTTCCTACTCCCTCAACGTTTCTGCCCCTGCCAACGTCTCCCTTTACAGACCGATTAACCTTACGGTCCTCGTCAAAAACACCGGGGAAGAAGCCTTGCCGGCTAACCTTACCCTTACCGTTCCGCCCGGTGTTGCGATGGCATCATCTGGCAGTATCTTCGCCAGCGGGAGCAACGTTGTTATACCACTCCAGCTGTCTCCTGGAAATGAGAGTTTGGTCACCTTCGTCTTAATTCCTTATACAAGCGGTGAGAAGTCCTTCAAGGTGGCAGTCGTTTCAGTTCCGGGCATTGTAAACGAGACGAGCTTTTCCATAAACGTCCGGGGTGGGGAGAACGAGGGCAACAAACAGCCTGCCCAAACGGTAACCATCACAGAGACCATGACGGAGAAAGCGAACTCCACCGTTACGGTAACCGTCACCAAAACGCAGACTCAGGTCAGAACCGTGACAAAGACAACTACCTCGAGCGTTCCCTATACGCCCTTCAAGACAAAGATAATCTGGCTGGTGGTTGGACTTATTGCTGGAGCGGGAATAATAATAGCCATAGCATGGTACCAGGCCAGGTCATAGTGAGCCTTTTATCTCCTTACTTCTAATTTGTCATGGGGGTTTAAATGAACCTCGATGAACTCTGGAGGAAAACCGTTGAAGACCTCGTCAGGGAGGGCATCATCAGGAGCGAGGCCGTAAGGCAGGCGTTTCTCAAGTTCCCGCGCTACCTCTTTGTGGAAGAAGGGTATAGGAAGTACGCCCACCTAGACGAGCCACTGCCAATTCCTGCAGGACAAACGATAAGCGCTCCCCACATGGTCGCCATAATGCTTGAGCTAGCTGAGCTGAGGCCTGGGATGAACGTTCTCGAAATAGGAACCGGAAGCGGGTGGAACGCTGCCTTAATAGCTGAGCTCGTCAAGAGGGACGTCTATACCATCGAGAGAATTCCCGAGCTGGTTGAATTCGCGAGGAGAAACCTTGAGAGGGCAGGGGTTAAGAACGTTCATGTGATTCTCGGCGACGGAACCCTCGGCTTTCCGCCCAAGGCTCCCTATGACCGGATAATCGTGACCGCGGGGGCACCAGACATACCGAAACCCTTGGTTGAACAGCTCAAGCCCGGAGGGAAGCTCATAATCCCTGTTGGGAGCTACCACCTCTGGCAGGACCTGCTTGAAGTTATCAAGCGTGAGGACGGTTCAATTAAGGTTAAAAACCACGGGGGAGTGGCTTTCGTTCCACTCATAGGGGAATACGGCTGGAAGGAGTAGGCTTTTAAGTACCCCTCCCTTTCATAACCCGGTGATAGAATGAGGCTCATAGCGTTTGACGTTGAGGGGACGCTCGTAAAGGCGCGTTCAAGCTGGGTTGAACTCCACAAGAGGTTCGGCACGTGGGAGAAAGGGAAGGAGTATGCCCAACTCTTCTTTGCCGGGAAGATTGACTATGAAAAATGGGCCGAGCTTGATGCATCCCTCTGGCTCGGCAGAAGCAGAGAAGAAATCCTTGAGTGGGCGAACTCGGTTGAATACAACGACTACGCTTTTGAGCTGGTGGAGTTTTTGCGCGAGAATGGTTTCAAAATAGCTCTCCTGTCGAGCGGTCTCATGTGCCTCGCGGGAAGGGTTGCGAGAGAGCTAAAGGCCGATTACGTTTTCGCTAACGAGCTGGTCTTTAAAGACGGCAAGGTTGCAGGGGTAATACCAAGGGTGGACTTTGAGGGTAAAGGGGTAATCCTGAGACAACTAAAGGAGCAGCTCAAGC
This window contains:
- a CDS encoding HAD-IB family phosphatase produces the protein MRLIAFDVEGTLVKARSSWVELHKRFGTWEKGKEYAQLFFAGKIDYEKWAELDASLWLGRSREEILEWANSVEYNDYAFELVEFLRENGFKIALLSSGLMCLAGRVARELKADYVFANELVFKDGKVAGVIPRVDFEGKGVILRQLKEQLKPELTVAVGDGFNDLSMFREADVAIAINPHEGVEGDHVVESLREVREIIEGLIGGR
- a CDS encoding protein-L-isoaspartate(D-aspartate) O-methyltransferase → MNLDELWRKTVEDLVREGIIRSEAVRQAFLKFPRYLFVEEGYRKYAHLDEPLPIPAGQTISAPHMVAIMLELAELRPGMNVLEIGTGSGWNAALIAELVKRDVYTIERIPELVEFARRNLERAGVKNVHVILGDGTLGFPPKAPYDRIIVTAGAPDIPKPLVEQLKPGGKLIIPVGSYHLWQDLLEVIKREDGSIKVKNHGGVAFVPLIGEYGWKE